The genomic window AACTACTGTTATGATTACACCTATTATAAAAGGTATTTTCATGCCGTGTTTATCATAATAATTACCGATAATTGGGGATAAAATTCCTAGTGCAAAAGCTCCTGGCAACATTACTAGACCAGCTATCAATGCTGTTTGATGAAATGTATTTTCAATCAATAATGGCATTAATGTTTCTGTACCCATTAACACTCCAAAAATTAATAAGGCCGAAATTGTCATCATTAGAAATGTTTTTTGTGACAATAGTTTTAGATTTAACATTGGTACTGACAATTTAAACTGTCTTCTCACAAAAATCGCTGTAACCAATAGACCCACGACCATGAATATCATCCCTGTAATAAATTCTGTAGAGATGATAGAGATACCGTACATCAAGGCACCTAGGCCTACACTTGAGGTGATAACAGAATAAAGATCAATCTTGATATCCTTCGGTTCTGTAACATTGGGTAAATAAACTATTGTTAAAATTCCTACAACTATTGTAATAGGGATTGTCAAAATAAATAAATAGCGCCAGTTCAAGGCACTAACAATTAATCCACCTAGAGTAGGTCCGATTGCTGGTGCTAAAGAAACTACTAGACTAACAAGTCCCATTACCTTGCCTCTTGCTTGACTAGGGTAAATCTCTAATAATATGATCTGCATAAAAGACATCAAAATTCCTCCAGCAGCTGCTTGTAACAAACGTGCTATCAAGATTGACACAAAAGAATTAGCAATTGCTCCAAGAATCGATCCTATCAAGAAAACCAAAACTACAGATAGAAAAACTTTTCGATTAGAAAACTTTTGATACAAATTTGCCGATAACGGAGTAATAATTCCTAAAACTAATACGTAACCTGTTGTTAACCATTGTATTGTGTTCAACCCAACGTG from Companilactobacillus sp. includes these protein-coding regions:
- a CDS encoding DHA2 family efflux MFS transporter permease subunit; the protein is MNKKTRMIVTIITLVMAFTATLNQTLMVTALPVLMNNLHVGLNTIQWLTTGYVLVLGIITPLSANLYQKFSNRKVFLSVVLVFLIGSILGAIANSFVSILIARLLQAAAGGILMSFMQIILLEIYPSQARGKVMGLVSLVVSLAPAIGPTLGGLIVSALNWRYLFILTIPITIVVGILTIVYLPNVTEPKDIKIDLYSVITSSVGLGALMYGISIISTEFITGMIFMVVGLLVTAIFVRRQFKLSVPMLNLKLLSQKTFLMMTISALLIFGVLMGTETLMPLLIENTFHQTALIAGLVMLPGAFALGILSPIIGNYYDKHGMKIPFIIGVIITVVSSIPFMFFNQKTALWLLVVAYMIRLIGVSFLMSTTITESLKELEGDNISFGTALNNALRQIGGSLFNTIMIAISSLTVVFVSGFHLAMAFTLVITLIIGVIGWLYLRKS